From Draconibacterium halophilum, one genomic window encodes:
- a CDS encoding C40 family peptidase: MNYGISNLSIIPVRLEPSEKSEMVTQILFGEHFEMREQMVGWTNVKLAYDGHEGWIDTKMITPINSRTLNKIEKSPTAVTSDIITIVPVNDEQNLMLAAGSTLPVWRPYLKQFSAIQDTYLATGEVIYGKLKNPREIAIKQALKYFNAPYLWGGRTPFGVDCSGFTQIIYKMIGIKLPRDASEQVKVGIALSFVDEAEPGDLAFFDDEEGNIVHVGIIWKRNKIIHASGQVRIDNVDQFGIFNIDTQRYTHKMRVMKKIIE, from the coding sequence ATGAACTACGGCATTTCAAATTTAAGTATTATTCCTGTTCGGCTTGAGCCTTCGGAAAAAAGCGAAATGGTTACCCAAATTCTTTTTGGCGAACACTTTGAAATGCGCGAGCAAATGGTTGGCTGGACTAACGTAAAACTGGCTTACGATGGGCACGAAGGCTGGATTGATACGAAAATGATTACGCCGATAAATAGCCGTACACTAAACAAAATTGAAAAAAGTCCAACCGCCGTAACATCCGATATTATTACCATTGTTCCTGTTAACGATGAGCAAAACCTTATGCTGGCAGCCGGAAGTACATTGCCGGTTTGGAGACCATATTTGAAACAGTTTTCAGCAATACAAGACACTTATCTGGCAACCGGCGAGGTTATTTACGGGAAACTTAAAAATCCGCGCGAAATTGCCATAAAACAAGCGCTGAAATATTTTAATGCACCGTATCTTTGGGGAGGACGAACGCCGTTTGGTGTTGATTGTAGCGGTTTTACCCAAATTATATACAAAATGATTGGTATAAAATTGCCGCGTGATGCCAGCGAACAGGTAAAAGTAGGAATTGCTTTGAGTTTTGTTGATGAGGCAGAACCCGGTGATCTTGCATTTTTCGACGATGAAGAAGGAAATATTGTTCATGTGGGAATTATTTGGAAACGCAATAAAATTATTCATGCATCAGGGCAGGTGCGTATCGATAATGTCGATCAGTTTGGAATTTTTAATATCGATACGCAACGTTATACCCACAAAATGCGTGTAATGAAGAAAATAATAGAATAA
- a CDS encoding NUDIX domain-containing protein, with amino-acid sequence MYNYKYPRAALTVDAIVFVKSDIEILVLLIERGREPYKNKWALPGGFIEMDETLEQACIRELEEETGLMVKKMHQFRAYDAINRDPRHRTISVVYTTELDKQKPVKGSDDATHAKWFALNELPELAFDHGEILADFFNINSGKDQ; translated from the coding sequence ATGTACAACTATAAATATCCACGCGCAGCGCTAACCGTTGATGCAATAGTATTTGTGAAAAGTGACATTGAAATTTTGGTGTTGCTGATTGAGCGTGGTCGCGAGCCTTATAAAAATAAGTGGGCTTTGCCCGGTGGATTTATCGAAATGGATGAAACTTTAGAACAGGCGTGCATTCGTGAACTGGAAGAAGAAACAGGATTGATGGTAAAAAAGATGCACCAATTTCGCGCCTACGACGCTATTAATCGTGATCCGCGCCATCGAACTATTTCTGTTGTTTATACAACGGAATTGGATAAACAAAAGCCGGTAAAAGGCAGCGATGATGCTACCCATGCGAAATGGTTCGCTTTAAACGAATTGCCAGAACTGGCATTTGATCACGGCGAAATTTTAGCTGATTTTTTCAATATAAATAGTGGTAAAGATCAGTGA